A single Spirochaetae bacterium HGW-Spirochaetae-1 DNA region contains:
- the cobA gene encoding uroporphyrinogen-III C-methyltransferase encodes MKTGFVYLVGAGPGDPGLITVKALEALEEADCIIYDYLANASLLRSYTCEKIYVGKQGGDHTLPQEEINDLLVRKAREGKIIVRLKGGDPYIFGRGGEEAEDLVDAGIPFCVVPGISSFYSAPAYAGIPLTHRDYANAFEVITGHRRSDASDEEDVNFPDYDPCRSYAFLMGMKNLAHIAASLIKEKNFPADTPVAIISWGTRPEQQVVTGTLTTIAGEVTRSGVRPPAIIVVGRVVLLREKLRWFDTLPLFGKKIVVTRTRQQASKLTKKLASLGARVIELPALEIREMEDAGPLHGAIEKLGNYNWIVFTSQNAVNIFFKHLFAMGRDTRSLAGCYIAVIGKATGDELLRYGLKPDVVPEEFVAESLLASLEKTGITDGTILLPCSEDARDTLYEGMKKLGARVDRIHIYRPEKPEPVPVEEMEEVRNAHMITFASSSTVRHFFDMVPETKAVAASIGPVTSSTLRELGHAPVVEAGEYTIDGLVQAITDYYREKN; translated from the coding sequence ATGAAAACCGGTTTTGTGTATCTCGTGGGTGCCGGTCCCGGTGATCCGGGGCTTATAACCGTGAAGGCCCTGGAGGCCCTGGAGGAAGCGGACTGCATCATCTATGACTATCTTGCCAACGCGTCGCTTCTGCGCAGCTATACCTGTGAAAAAATTTACGTGGGCAAGCAGGGCGGCGATCATACCCTGCCCCAGGAAGAGATAAACGATCTCCTGGTACGCAAGGCCAGGGAGGGAAAGATCATTGTGCGCCTCAAGGGCGGCGATCCCTATATATTCGGCCGTGGCGGCGAGGAGGCCGAGGACCTGGTGGATGCCGGTATTCCCTTCTGCGTTGTTCCGGGCATATCGTCTTTTTATTCAGCGCCGGCCTATGCGGGCATTCCCCTGACGCACCGCGATTACGCCAATGCCTTTGAGGTTATCACGGGACACCGGCGGAGCGACGCCTCCGACGAAGAGGACGTCAATTTCCCCGATTATGATCCATGCCGTTCCTACGCGTTCCTCATGGGCATGAAGAACCTTGCCCACATAGCGGCTTCGCTGATAAAAGAAAAAAATTTTCCGGCCGATACGCCTGTTGCGATCATATCCTGGGGAACCAGGCCGGAACAGCAGGTAGTCACGGGAACTCTGACCACCATTGCCGGGGAAGTGACCAGGTCCGGTGTGCGGCCGCCCGCCATCATCGTCGTGGGCCGCGTGGTGCTCCTCCGGGAAAAACTCCGGTGGTTTGACACGCTGCCCCTTTTCGGCAAAAAGATCGTGGTGACCCGTACCCGGCAGCAGGCCTCGAAACTGACGAAAAAGCTGGCGTCTCTTGGCGCCCGTGTCATCGAGCTGCCCGCCCTGGAGATACGGGAAATGGAAGACGCGGGGCCCCTTCATGGGGCCATTGAGAAGCTGGGTAACTATAACTGGATTGTTTTCACGTCCCAGAATGCCGTGAATATATTTTTCAAACATCTGTTTGCCATGGGCAGGGACACCCGTTCCCTGGCGGGCTGTTACATAGCCGTCATCGGGAAGGCCACGGGCGACGAACTGCTGCGGTACGGACTGAAGCCCGACGTGGTGCCGGAAGAATTCGTGGCCGAGAGCCTCCTGGCCTCCCTGGAAAAGACCGGTATCACCGACGGCACTATCCTGCTGCCCTGCTCCGAAGACGCCCGGGATACCCTGTACGAGGGAATGAAAAAGCTGGGAGCCCGCGTTGACCGCATCCATATCTATCGTCCGGAAAAACCGGAACCGGTACCGGTTGAGGAAATGGAAGAAGTGAGGAATGCCCATATGATCACCTTCGCCAGCTCGTCAACGGTTCGGCATTTTTTCGATATGGTTCCCGAAACGAAAGCTGTTGCGGCCAGCATCGGCCCTGTGACGTCGTCGACGCTGCGTGAACTGGGCCATGCGCCCGTTGTGGAAGCCGGGGAGTATACCATCGACGGCCTGGTGCAGGCCATCACCGATTATTACCGGGAAAAGAATTAA
- a CDS encoding Lrp/AsnC family transcriptional regulator, with protein sequence MPEFSSSEAKILNLVQRDFPLTEKPFEEMGSAAGVSGGEVLRLVKDLKERNIIRNIAGIFNGESLGYHLSLVALRVPKEKTDEAASVINSHPGVSHNYLRDNDFNLWFTLAEEDEDSLRESAGTIAKKCGAEDFLMLRNEKLFKIGFMLAIGEDDTGSEQTGSGVRTEPFRGTLSREDREAVYLLQSDLPLVDRPFDALAEKSDRFSGSSLIETGRRLLEMGVMRRYAAVLRHKKAGFTHNAMTAWKLGNDVNADERIRPFMEERSVTHLYLRTVVPGRWEFPLFAMVHAKSSEELESVLEKLAGDSGLTERLVLRSVHEYKKKKVIYFSPEFQEWKRLYYDRYR encoded by the coding sequence ATGCCGGAATTCAGCAGCAGCGAAGCAAAAATCCTGAACCTGGTCCAGAGGGACTTTCCTCTTACGGAGAAGCCTTTTGAAGAGATGGGTTCCGCAGCAGGGGTCTCCGGCGGGGAAGTTCTGCGGCTCGTGAAGGACCTGAAAGAGCGCAATATAATACGTAATATAGCCGGTATTTTCAACGGCGAGAGTCTGGGCTATCACCTGAGCCTGGTGGCTCTCAGGGTACCGAAGGAGAAGACCGACGAGGCGGCCTCGGTCATCAACAGCCATCCCGGCGTGAGTCATAATTATCTTCGCGATAATGATTTTAATTTGTGGTTCACCCTGGCCGAGGAGGATGAGGATAGCCTGCGGGAGAGCGCAGGAACCATCGCGAAAAAATGCGGTGCCGAAGATTTTCTCATGCTCCGCAATGAAAAGCTTTTCAAGATCGGATTCATGCTTGCCATCGGGGAGGATGATACGGGATCTGAGCAGACGGGTTCCGGAGTCAGAACCGAACCATTCAGGGGAACCCTGAGCCGGGAGGACCGCGAGGCGGTGTATCTGCTCCAGTCGGACCTGCCGCTCGTAGACCGGCCCTTCGATGCGCTTGCGGAAAAGAGCGATCGTTTCAGCGGGAGTTCGCTTATTGAGACGGGCAGGCGGCTTCTGGAGATGGGCGTCATGAGGCGATACGCGGCCGTACTGCGGCACAAAAAGGCCGGGTTTACCCATAATGCCATGACGGCGTGGAAACTCGGGAACGATGTCAATGCCGATGAAAGGATACGGCCTTTCATGGAAGAGCGGTCCGTGACCCATCTGTACCTGCGTACGGTGGTTCCCGGCCGTTGGGAATTCCCTCTCTTTGCCATGGTTCATGCAAAAAGCAGCGAAGAACTGGAGTCGGTTCTGGAAAAGCTCGCAGGGGATTCGGGGCTGACCGAAAGGCTTGTGCTCAGGTCGGTTCATGAATATAAAAAAAAGAAGGTGATATATTTTTCACCGGAATTTCAGGAATGGAAAAGGTTGTATTATGATAGATATAGGTAA
- a CDS encoding siroheme synthase: MELYPIMINLEGRRVCVIGAGEVALRKVKDLLGCGALVSVIAPLMHEGFAGLAEYYGDRLVMIKREYRYGDVGDSVLVFSATNDERVNGTVFNEAQERNILINAVDDPPNCSFFIPSSYRKGDLIMTLSTSGASPAMAARIRRELQKHIPEHIDIMLEALKEAREMLKSDSRFVHLDSVRRGEVLKTMVNDDARLEELRLSFEQGSLGTFLLQIL, from the coding sequence ATGGAGCTCTATCCCATCATGATAAACCTGGAGGGTCGCCGGGTATGTGTCATCGGCGCCGGAGAGGTGGCCCTGCGCAAGGTTAAAGACCTCCTTGGCTGCGGCGCCCTGGTGAGCGTGATAGCGCCGTTAATGCATGAGGGATTTGCGGGACTGGCTGAATATTACGGTGACCGGTTGGTGATGATAAAAAGGGAGTACCGGTACGGCGATGTCGGCGATTCGGTCCTGGTTTTTTCGGCCACCAATGATGAAAGGGTCAACGGGACCGTTTTCAATGAGGCCCAGGAGCGGAATATTCTCATTAATGCCGTGGATGATCCGCCCAACTGCAGTTTTTTCATTCCCTCATCATATCGCAAAGGGGACCTGATCATGACTCTCTCCACCAGCGGGGCCTCGCCGGCCATGGCCGCCAGGATACGGCGTGAGCTCCAGAAACACATTCCCGAACATATCGATATCATGCTGGAGGCGCTGAAGGAAGCCAGGGAGATGCTGAAAAGCGACAGTCGTTTCGTGCATCTTGATTCGGTGCGGCGAGGCGAAGTGCTGAAGACCATGGTTAACGATGACGCCCGGCTGGAAGAACTCCGCCTTTCCTTTGAGCAGGGAAGCCTCGGGACGTTTTTGCTTCAAATCCTGTAA
- a CDS encoding porphobilinogen synthase — MPTYRPRRLRTTKTIRDLVSETVVMPSKLIMPHFVREGKDIREAITSMPGIDRVSLDNLIKDIESDLNLGITMVLLFGIPDEKDEKGTGAWDESGIVQQAVREIKKRFPGICVITDVCLCEYTSHGHCGIVSDSRVLNDPTLELLARTALSHAAAGADMVAPSDMMDGRVGAIRDALDGGGFDETAIMAYSAKYASAFYGPFRDAAGSAPQFGDRQSYQMDCRNAREAEREVILDLDEGADIVMVKPALSYLDIIYRVKEISPVPVCAYNVSGEYSMVKAAARLGLGDERRLTLEILTSIFRAGADMVISYHTRDLLKNKWL; from the coding sequence ATGCCAACCTACAGGCCGCGACGACTCAGAACAACGAAAACCATACGGGACCTCGTTTCCGAAACGGTTGTCATGCCTTCGAAACTCATCATGCCACATTTTGTCCGCGAGGGAAAAGATATACGAGAGGCAATTACTTCCATGCCCGGCATCGACCGTGTTTCCCTCGACAATCTCATAAAAGACATTGAATCGGATCTTAACCTGGGAATCACTATGGTTCTTCTTTTCGGTATTCCCGATGAGAAGGATGAAAAGGGGACCGGGGCCTGGGATGAATCGGGAATCGTCCAGCAGGCGGTCCGGGAAATAAAAAAACGCTTCCCCGGAATCTGCGTTATCACCGACGTGTGTCTCTGTGAATACACCAGTCACGGCCATTGCGGTATCGTGAGCGACAGCCGGGTCCTCAATGATCCCACCCTGGAGCTTCTGGCCAGGACGGCCCTTTCCCATGCCGCTGCCGGGGCAGACATGGTGGCCCCGTCGGACATGATGGACGGTAGGGTCGGGGCCATCCGCGATGCACTGGACGGCGGTGGTTTTGACGAAACGGCAATCATGGCCTATTCGGCCAAGTACGCCTCGGCTTTTTACGGTCCCTTCAGGGACGCCGCGGGGAGCGCCCCGCAGTTCGGCGACCGCCAGAGCTACCAGATGGACTGCCGCAACGCCCGGGAGGCCGAGCGCGAGGTAATCCTGGATCTCGACGAGGGAGCCGATATCGTCATGGTGAAGCCGGCGCTGTCCTATCTTGACATAATATACCGGGTAAAGGAGATTTCTCCCGTGCCGGTGTGCGCCTATAACGTGAGCGGCGAATACTCCATGGTCAAGGCGGCTGCGCGTCTCGGCCTGGGTGATGAGCGGCGGCTGACGTTGGAAATACTGACGTCCATATTCAGGGCCGGGGCCGACATGGTGATTTCATATCACACCAGGGATCTGCTGAAGAATAAGTGGCTGTAG
- the ahbD gene encoding heme b synthase, translated as MPDKPRLIFWELTKQCNLACKHCRAEAENIDYGGELELDQVKKIIDDIADFSSPILVLTGGEPLYRHDVFDIARYAGEKKLRVALATNGTLIDTDCAAKIRDAGIARVSISIDGSTAASHDDFRGIPGSFDGAVRGARLLREQGVEFQFNTTVTKRNVHEIEDILKFAVGEGAAALHIFMLVPVGCGVEIAETDMISSEKYEEVLNWFYDRSKDTKMELKATCAPHYYRVIRQRAREEGRTLSFEHDGMAAMTRGCLAGSGVCFISHRGDVQPCGYLPLVAGNVLADDFKKIWEESELFLSLRDADRLEGKCGECGYRMVCGGCRARAHYATGRYLDEEPYCLYEPKGKEQCRNSAAAKQKS; from the coding sequence ATGCCCGATAAACCCAGGCTCATATTCTGGGAACTGACAAAGCAATGCAATTTGGCATGTAAACACTGCCGCGCCGAGGCTGAAAACATCGATTACGGCGGAGAGCTTGAGCTGGACCAGGTAAAAAAAATAATCGATGACATAGCGGATTTTTCCAGTCCCATACTGGTCCTCACCGGTGGCGAGCCCCTGTATCGGCATGATGTTTTTGATATTGCCCGGTACGCCGGTGAAAAAAAACTCCGCGTGGCCCTGGCAACCAATGGCACGCTTATTGACACCGATTGCGCCGCTAAAATAAGGGATGCCGGTATCGCCCGCGTCAGCATTTCCATTGACGGAAGCACGGCCGCCTCACACGACGATTTTCGCGGTATCCCCGGTTCATTTGACGGCGCCGTGCGCGGAGCCCGTCTTCTCAGGGAACAGGGGGTGGAATTTCAGTTCAACACCACCGTGACAAAAAGAAATGTTCATGAGATCGAGGATATTCTGAAATTCGCCGTTGGAGAAGGTGCCGCGGCCCTGCATATATTCATGCTGGTCCCCGTGGGCTGCGGTGTTGAAATCGCCGAAACCGACATGATATCCAGCGAAAAATACGAGGAAGTTCTGAACTGGTTTTACGACCGCTCGAAAGACACGAAGATGGAACTCAAGGCAACGTGCGCTCCTCATTATTATCGTGTTATACGCCAGCGGGCCCGGGAAGAAGGCCGCACCCTGTCCTTTGAGCATGACGGCATGGCTGCCATGACCAGGGGATGTCTGGCCGGAAGCGGCGTATGCTTCATTTCACACCGCGGCGACGTTCAGCCCTGCGGATACCTGCCACTGGTGGCGGGGAATGTCCTGGCTGATGATTTTAAAAAAATATGGGAGGAGTCGGAGCTCTTCCTGTCGCTGCGCGACGCTGACCGTCTCGAAGGTAAATGCGGCGAATGCGGATACCGCATGGTATGCGGGGGCTGCCGGGCCAGGGCGCACTATGCCACGGGCCGTTACCTGGACGAAGAGCCGTACTGCCTGTATGAGCCGAAGGGGAAAGAACAATGCCGGAATTCAGCAGCAGCGAAGCAAAAATCCTGA
- a CDS encoding hydroxymethylbilane synthase gives MKIKIGTRGSELAMWQARFVAGLIGPERTEIIVIKTQGDAIQNVSFDKMEGKGFFTKEIEEALLDKRIDLAVHSLKDLPTENPAGLVIAAIPEREDPADRLLMSPEAWDDDMPLHLKENAVIGTSSMRRMAQLKFLRSDLLIEPLRGNVNTRIRKLREGRYDGIVLAAAGIKRIDLAVDDFKSIVLGTDIFLPAPGQGALGLQIREDDDDTLRAVAPLNHGGTERLVSAERAFLRHFGGGCHIPLGAFAVDEAGAIRLHGVVASTDGSKSLREEITDTDPESAGSRLARLLKDKGADRLI, from the coding sequence ATGAAAATTAAAATAGGTACGCGGGGAAGCGAGTTGGCCATGTGGCAGGCCCGCTTTGTGGCCGGTCTCATCGGTCCGGAACGCACCGAGATCATAGTAATAAAAACCCAGGGTGATGCAATCCAGAACGTCTCTTTTGACAAGATGGAAGGCAAGGGTTTCTTCACCAAGGAAATAGAAGAGGCCCTGCTGGATAAGAGGATAGACCTGGCGGTCCATTCCCTGAAAGACCTGCCTACGGAAAATCCCGCGGGACTGGTCATCGCGGCAATTCCGGAACGCGAGGACCCCGCGGACCGGCTGCTCATGAGTCCCGAAGCCTGGGATGACGATATGCCGCTGCATCTGAAAGAGAATGCCGTGATCGGTACCAGTTCCATGCGCAGGATGGCCCAGCTGAAATTTCTCCGCAGCGATCTCCTCATTGAACCTCTCCGGGGAAATGTGAACACGAGGATACGGAAACTGCGTGAAGGGCGCTATGACGGCATCGTGCTGGCGGCGGCGGGCATAAAGCGGATAGACCTGGCAGTGGATGATTTTAAATCGATTGTCCTGGGCACGGATATATTCCTGCCGGCGCCGGGACAGGGGGCTCTGGGCCTTCAGATCCGCGAAGATGACGATGATACGCTTCGCGCCGTGGCTCCCCTGAATCACGGCGGAACCGAACGGCTTGTTTCGGCTGAGCGTGCCTTTCTCCGTCATTTCGGCGGCGGCTGCCATATCCCCCTGGGCGCCTTTGCCGTGGACGAGGCCGGTGCGATACGGCTTCATGGGGTTGTGGCCTCCACGGACGGCAGCAAATCCCTCAGGGAGGAGATAACCGATACGGACCCGGAAAGCGCCGGATCAAGGCTCGCCCGGCTATTAAAGGATAAAGGAGCGGACAGGCTGATATGA
- a CDS encoding NAD(P)/FAD-dependent oxidoreductase: protein MTPGWKNSAFPLSREASGRFCFKSCKPMKQCNHLFIGAGPAGLFSALSAAERGKRVVMLEKMERPGIKLLLSGSGQCNITRGGPMEDFFRHYGDNHRFLKHALLSFTNNDLMDYFGQRGLEMLVREDGKVFPGSLRSRDVLDVLLHECERAGVEILYGKKVLSLEKVEGYFRAGTGDETWQAPTVLIAAGGKSYPSTGSSGDGYTLASGLGHTIITPRPSLVSLEIKNFPFGDLAGISITGSFISLHRQGKRMREHRGDILFTHTGLSGPGILDFSRYMQPGDEVSLSMTAMENREEFRGRIMERMGREPAVRMRMILNGENIPSRLTERLLELGSIDRDARVGEVRKELKNKFVDALTGTRLQISDTGGFDRAMCTAGGVTLKEIQPRTMESRIVPGLYFAGEVMDIDGDTGGYNLQAAFSTAFIAGNAMRGKYSR from the coding sequence ATGACGCCCGGCTGGAAGAACTCCGCCTTTCCTTTGAGCAGGGAAGCCTCGGGACGTTTTTGCTTCAAATCCTGTAAACCCATGAAACAATGCAATCATCTATTTATCGGTGCAGGCCCGGCCGGTCTTTTCTCGGCGCTCAGTGCGGCGGAGAGAGGCAAACGCGTTGTTATGCTGGAAAAGATGGAGCGGCCGGGGATAAAGCTCCTCCTGAGCGGAAGCGGGCAGTGTAATATTACCCGCGGCGGTCCAATGGAGGACTTTTTCCGGCATTACGGCGACAATCATCGTTTTCTGAAGCATGCCCTTCTTTCTTTTACCAACAATGATCTCATGGACTATTTCGGGCAACGGGGACTGGAAATGCTGGTCAGGGAGGACGGCAAGGTCTTTCCCGGGAGTCTCCGCTCCCGAGATGTTCTCGATGTGCTGCTCCACGAATGCGAAAGAGCAGGCGTGGAAATTCTTTACGGAAAGAAAGTCCTGTCGCTGGAAAAAGTAGAAGGATATTTCCGTGCCGGAACCGGTGATGAAACATGGCAGGCGCCCACGGTCCTTATAGCCGCGGGAGGAAAATCATATCCTTCGACGGGTTCTTCGGGAGACGGTTATACCCTGGCTTCCGGTCTGGGACACACGATTATCACCCCGCGTCCTTCTCTTGTTTCCCTTGAAATAAAAAATTTTCCCTTCGGCGATCTGGCGGGAATTTCAATTACGGGCAGTTTCATTTCCCTCCACCGGCAGGGAAAGCGGATGAGGGAGCATCGCGGTGATATTCTTTTTACCCACACGGGGCTTTCCGGTCCCGGCATACTTGATTTTTCCAGGTATATGCAGCCCGGCGATGAAGTCTCTCTGAGTATGACCGCCATGGAAAACCGCGAAGAATTCCGCGGCCGCATCATGGAACGTATGGGCCGGGAACCGGCAGTGCGCATGCGGATGATTCTCAACGGTGAAAACATTCCCTCACGGCTGACGGAACGACTACTGGAACTGGGCAGTATCGACCGCGATGCCCGCGTCGGTGAAGTAAGGAAGGAGCTGAAAAACAAATTTGTGGATGCCCTTACGGGAACAAGACTGCAAATCAGCGATACGGGTGGTTTTGACCGTGCCATGTGTACTGCCGGGGGCGTGACCCTGAAAGAAATACAGCCCCGTACCATGGAGTCACGGATTGTTCCGGGACTCTACTTTGCCGGTGAAGTCATGGATATCGACGGCGATACGGGAGGATACAACCTCCAGGCCGCTTTTTCCACGGCCTTTATTGCGGGAAATGCCATGAGAGGGAAATATTCCCGATGA
- the hemL gene encoding glutamate-1-semialdehyde-2,1-aminomutase — translation MNTKNSALLYAEALKLLPGGVDSPVRAFRSVGGDPLFMKRGVGSRIFDEDNNEYIDYCMSWGPLILGHADPDVVKAVQITAESGTSFGTPHKYEVELAKLVTGSFPSIKKIRFVNSGTEAVMSAIRLARGFTGRDKFIKFDGCYHGHADHLLVAAGSGLATLGTPDSAGVTAANAGDTIVLPFNDLDALAACLSENDSLVAAVIMEPVPCNYGLIMPSEKYLQGVRSLCTRHNVVLIFDEVITGYRLSDGGAQKYYGIEADLTTLGKIIGGGLPVGAYGGREDIMKMVAPDGPVYQAGTLSGNPLAMAAGIATLKKLVNGSPYVMLQHKADYFRDILKPSLAKYEGRFLFQQIGSVFSFCFTDKKTIISVDDIKKGDMKLFARFHHEMLSKGVYLAPSGYEVGFISLAHSDEDLIRTADAVSHSLAAVLG, via the coding sequence ATGAATACAAAAAATTCCGCTTTGCTGTATGCCGAGGCTTTGAAGCTCCTCCCCGGCGGGGTCGATTCGCCGGTGCGCGCCTTCCGCTCCGTGGGAGGCGACCCGCTCTTCATGAAGAGGGGAGTCGGGTCCCGTATATTCGATGAAGATAACAATGAATACATAGATTACTGTATGTCATGGGGTCCGCTGATCCTGGGCCATGCCGATCCCGATGTAGTCAAGGCCGTTCAGATAACGGCCGAGAGTGGAACCAGTTTCGGCACACCCCATAAGTATGAGGTGGAGCTGGCAAAACTGGTGACCGGCTCTTTTCCGAGCATAAAAAAAATCCGTTTTGTCAACTCCGGCACCGAAGCCGTCATGAGTGCCATACGCCTGGCCCGGGGTTTTACGGGGAGGGACAAATTCATCAAGTTCGACGGATGCTATCATGGTCATGCCGACCATCTGCTCGTGGCGGCCGGGTCAGGCCTGGCTACCCTGGGCACGCCCGATTCCGCCGGGGTGACGGCCGCCAATGCCGGGGACACCATCGTACTCCCCTTCAATGACCTGGATGCTCTCGCGGCATGCCTGTCAGAAAATGATTCTCTTGTTGCCGCTGTCATCATGGAACCCGTTCCCTGCAATTATGGCCTCATCATGCCGTCGGAAAAATATCTCCAGGGTGTCCGGTCTCTCTGTACCCGGCACAACGTGGTACTGATTTTCGATGAGGTTATTACGGGCTACCGGCTCTCCGACGGTGGCGCTCAGAAATATTACGGCATTGAGGCGGACCTGACCACGCTGGGCAAGATAATCGGCGGCGGCCTTCCCGTGGGGGCTTACGGCGGCAGGGAGGATATCATGAAAATGGTGGCTCCCGATGGTCCTGTGTACCAGGCAGGCACCCTGTCAGGCAACCCCCTGGCCATGGCCGCGGGGATTGCCACCCTGAAAAAGCTGGTCAACGGTTCTCCCTATGTCATGCTTCAGCATAAGGCCGATTATTTCCGCGATATACTGAAGCCTTCCCTGGCGAAATACGAGGGGCGTTTCCTGTTTCAGCAGATAGGATCGGTTTTTTCATTCTGCTTCACGGACAAAAAGACTATCATCTCCGTGGATGATATAAAAAAGGGCGATATGAAACTCTTTGCCAGGTTTCATCATGAGATGCTGTCAAAGGGAGTGTATCTCGCACCATCGGGATATGAGGTGGGATTCATTTCCCTGGCTCACAGCGACGAAGATCTGATACGAACGGCCGACGCCGTGAGTCATTCACTGGCAGCGGTCCTGGGATGA
- a CDS encoding plasmid stabilization protein, whose product MNYQVNIVSDAEDDLFEIYTYILSHDSSHNAEYVLNEIEKVCASLEQLPQRRHVPPELSRINVSHFLEVHFKPYRIIYEIDGRKVFIHCILDGRRDLQDLLAKRLLR is encoded by the coding sequence GTGAACTACCAGGTAAATATCGTCAGTGACGCGGAAGACGATCTTTTCGAAATTTACACATACATCCTTTCGCACGATTCCTCCCATAACGCCGAGTACGTGCTGAATGAGATAGAAAAAGTCTGCGCGAGCCTGGAACAACTGCCGCAGAGGCGGCATGTCCCGCCGGAATTGTCGAGAATAAATGTTTCCCACTTTCTCGAAGTTCACTTCAAACCCTATCGGATAATCTACGAGATTGACGGCAGGAAAGTCTTCATTCATTGTATTCTTGACGGAAGGCGTGATCTTCAGGACCTTCTGGCAAAAAGATTACTGCGATAA
- a CDS encoding glutamyl-tRNA reductase — MGHKTADIAVIGFSHKTAPVEKRECFSIHYDILPELYGKMREHAIDEAVYMATCNRVETYIASRSVKKDIEKITAMYEEISGMPYDEFKDHLYVKTSREAVHHLLSVISSLDSMVLGENEIVGQVKDAFTHAVYNKAVGPVLNKLFHQAFRTAKQVKTETDISRNPLSVAYIAADLARKLFPDFQNRKALLVGAGEMGELILKYFTKYDIGHVTIANRSIHNSERIAAEINREAEIVLLEDITETAAEVDIVITSVTAPHYMVTAEMAREIMKIRKNRPLFLIDIAVPRNIDPEVADVEGVHLYNIDSLQDIADDNLKSRIKEVDLAREFIETNVKDFFEWFQELSVAPTIVSIQNTFDEIRSKELGRYRKKKLKHLSDDDFALIEDLTRQIMTKTLHNPIMNLKRYHRASGDDHSEKEHLRLQTKFIEELFSKK, encoded by the coding sequence ATGGGGCATAAAACAGCTGATATAGCGGTAATAGGTTTCAGTCATAAAACGGCGCCCGTGGAAAAACGGGAGTGTTTCTCGATTCACTATGACATTCTGCCGGAACTCTACGGGAAAATGAGGGAACATGCCATTGATGAGGCCGTATATATGGCCACATGCAACCGCGTTGAGACCTACATAGCATCTCGTTCCGTGAAGAAAGACATTGAAAAGATTACCGCGATGTATGAAGAGATATCCGGCATGCCGTATGATGAATTCAAGGATCACCTCTATGTGAAAACTTCCCGGGAGGCCGTTCATCACCTTCTTTCGGTCATATCCTCCCTGGACAGCATGGTGCTGGGCGAGAATGAGATTGTGGGCCAGGTGAAGGACGCCTTTACCCATGCCGTGTATAACAAGGCTGTGGGTCCCGTCCTGAACAAGCTCTTTCATCAGGCCTTCCGCACCGCGAAGCAGGTGAAAACCGAAACCGATATCTCGCGCAATCCCCTGTCTGTGGCCTATATCGCTGCTGATCTGGCACGGAAACTTTTTCCCGATTTTCAGAATCGAAAAGCGCTGCTTGTGGGCGCCGGTGAAATGGGAGAGCTTATACTGAAATATTTTACCAAGTACGATATAGGCCACGTCACTATCGCCAACCGCTCGATCCATAATTCTGAGAGGATTGCCGCAGAAATCAATCGTGAAGCCGAGATTGTGCTTCTGGAGGATATTACCGAAACGGCAGCCGAAGTCGATATCGTGATTACATCGGTTACGGCGCCCCATTACATGGTAACCGCCGAGATGGCCAGGGAAATCATGAAGATAAGGAAAAACCGCCCGTTGTTTCTTATCGATATAGCTGTCCCCAGGAATATTGATCCCGAAGTGGCCGACGTGGAGGGTGTTCATCTCTACAATATAGACAGCCTCCAGGACATCGCCGATGATAATCTGAAGAGCAGGATCAAGGAGGTCGACCTTGCCCGGGAGTTTATCGAGACTAACGTAAAAGATTTTTTTGAGTGGTTCCAGGAACTGTCCGTGGCTCCCACGATCGTCTCCATACAGAACACCTTTGATGAAATCCGCTCGAAGGAGCTGGGTCGCTACAGGAAGAAAAAATTGAAACATCTCAGTGATGATGATTTCGCACTGATAGAGGATTTGACCAGACAGATTATGACGAAGACGCTTCATAATCCCATTATGAATCTGAAGCGCTATCACCGCGCTTCCGGTGATGATCATTCTGAAAAAGAACACCTGCGCCTTCAGACCAAGTTTATAGAGGAGTTATTCAGCAAAAAATGA